From the Maioricimonas rarisocia genome, one window contains:
- the tpx gene encoding thiol peroxidase, giving the protein MPQVTLKGNPVELSGNELKAGDKAPDFSLQSNGLEDVTLSSTSGKTRIIATVPSLDTSVCHAETKRFNDEAAQLDGVDVLVVSTDLPFGQKRWCGAENVDKVQCLSDHRAASFGEAYGVLIKSGPLERCLSRAIFVVGPDDTIKHVEYCGEIAEHPDYDAALSAAKS; this is encoded by the coding sequence ATGCCGCAGGTTACGTTGAAAGGAAATCCCGTCGAACTGTCAGGCAACGAGCTGAAGGCGGGCGACAAGGCTCCCGATTTCTCGCTGCAGAGCAACGGACTCGAAGACGTCACGCTCTCCTCGACCTCGGGAAAGACCCGAATCATCGCGACCGTGCCCTCGCTGGACACCTCCGTCTGCCATGCCGAGACGAAGCGGTTCAACGACGAAGCCGCCCAGCTCGACGGCGTCGATGTTCTGGTCGTCAGCACCGATCTCCCTTTCGGCCAGAAACGGTGGTGCGGAGCCGAGAACGTCGACAAGGTGCAGTGCCTGAGCGATCACCGGGCGGCCAGCTTCGGTGAAGCGTACGGCGTGCTGATCAAGAGCGGACCGCTGGAACGGTGCCTGTCGCGGGCGATCTTCGTGGTCGGTCCCGACGACACGATCAAGCATGTCGAATACTGCGGCGAGATCGCCGAGCATCCGGATTACGACGCCGCCCTGTCGGCCGCAAAGAGCTGA
- the mnmG gene encoding tRNA uridine-5-carboxymethylaminomethyl(34) synthesis enzyme MnmG, which translates to MNSHYEYDVVVIGAGHAGTEAALAAARMGARTALLTMNCDTVGQMSCNPAIGGVAKGQIVREIDALGGEMGRVIDETGIQFRMLNSGKGPAMHSPRAQADKKAYQFAVKHRVELQENLTLRQEMVEEILAEPDPQGETHSEDGSPAPRMRITGVRVRGDAIYRCRAIVVTTGTFLQAIMHTGEAKAAGGRAGEGTTGTLSDSFRKLGFTLERFKTGTPARLNGRTIDHSVLKEQPGDENPVPFSFLTERITQPQISCWLTETNADVHELIRENLHRAPMYSGQIDSTGPRYCPSIEDKIVRFAERDSHQIFLEPEGRNTLEYYCNGISTSLPRDVQDRMIHSIRGLENAEIMRYGYAVEYDFAPPTQLFPTLETKRVGGLYFAGQINGTTGYEEAAGQGLLAGANAALSLQEAEPLILDRSQAYLGVLIDDLVTKGVDEPYRMFTSRAEYRMLLRHDNADRRLTPLGHRVGLVTADRWERHERYEGEIQRALSLLQSRRHEGNTLEEWLRRPEIGWDDLCGFSADVAALEVPDRVRQQVTVEVKYAGYIRRQQVEIERQEKVQSVPIPTTFDFHAIPQLRVEAREKFSRVRPANLGQAGRISGITPADLAVLMLYLKEPRRMAT; encoded by the coding sequence ATGAATTCACATTACGAATACGACGTCGTTGTCATCGGAGCCGGCCACGCGGGAACCGAAGCGGCTCTGGCGGCTGCCCGCATGGGGGCCCGCACGGCACTGCTGACGATGAACTGCGACACCGTCGGCCAGATGAGCTGCAATCCCGCCATCGGCGGCGTCGCCAAGGGGCAGATCGTCCGGGAGATTGACGCACTCGGCGGCGAAATGGGCCGCGTCATCGACGAGACCGGCATCCAGTTCCGCATGCTCAATAGCGGCAAGGGACCGGCCATGCACAGTCCCCGGGCCCAGGCGGACAAAAAGGCGTATCAGTTCGCCGTCAAGCACCGGGTCGAACTGCAGGAGAATCTGACCCTGCGGCAGGAGATGGTCGAAGAGATTCTGGCCGAGCCGGATCCGCAGGGCGAAACTCACAGCGAAGACGGTTCGCCCGCGCCCCGCATGCGGATTACCGGAGTGCGCGTGCGCGGCGATGCGATCTATCGTTGTCGGGCGATCGTCGTTACCACCGGCACGTTCCTGCAGGCCATCATGCATACCGGCGAAGCAAAGGCGGCCGGGGGACGCGCGGGAGAAGGGACGACAGGCACACTCTCGGACAGCTTTCGCAAGCTCGGCTTCACGCTCGAACGGTTCAAGACGGGTACACCGGCGCGTCTGAACGGACGCACGATTGATCACTCGGTCCTGAAGGAGCAGCCTGGCGACGAGAATCCCGTCCCGTTTTCGTTTCTCACCGAGCGGATCACACAGCCGCAGATCTCCTGCTGGCTGACCGAAACGAATGCCGACGTGCACGAGCTGATCCGCGAGAACCTGCATCGCGCGCCGATGTACAGCGGCCAGATCGATTCGACCGGTCCGCGGTACTGTCCCTCGATCGAAGACAAGATCGTCCGCTTCGCCGAGCGGGACTCGCACCAGATCTTCCTCGAGCCCGAAGGCCGCAACACGCTCGAGTATTACTGCAACGGCATCTCGACGAGCCTGCCCCGCGACGTTCAGGACCGGATGATTCATTCGATTCGCGGTCTGGAGAACGCGGAGATCATGCGTTATGGCTACGCGGTCGAGTATGACTTCGCGCCGCCGACGCAGCTGTTCCCCACGCTCGAAACCAAGCGGGTGGGCGGCCTGTACTTTGCCGGCCAGATCAACGGCACGACCGGATACGAAGAAGCGGCAGGGCAGGGGCTGCTGGCGGGAGCAAATGCGGCCCTCAGTCTTCAGGAGGCCGAGCCGCTGATTCTCGATCGCTCGCAGGCGTATCTCGGCGTGCTGATCGACGACCTGGTGACCAAAGGAGTCGACGAGCCTTACCGCATGTTTACCTCGCGGGCCGAGTACCGCATGCTACTTCGTCATGACAACGCGGACCGCCGGCTCACTCCGCTGGGGCACCGCGTGGGGCTGGTGACGGCGGATCGCTGGGAACGCCACGAACGCTACGAAGGGGAGATCCAGCGGGCACTCAGTCTGCTGCAGTCCCGTCGTCATGAAGGGAACACGCTCGAGGAGTGGTTGCGGCGACCGGAAATCGGCTGGGACGACCTGTGTGGATTCAGCGCCGATGTTGCGGCCCTGGAGGTGCCGGACCGCGTTCGGCAGCAGGTGACCGTCGAAGTGAAGTACGCCGGCTACATTCGACGGCAGCAGGTGGAGATCGAACGTCAGGAGAAGGTGCAGTCGGTGCCGATTCCGACGACGTTTGATTTTCATGCCATTCCGCAACTGCGAGTCGAAGCGCGGGAGAAATTCAGTCGTGTGCGGCCGGCGAATCTCGGACAGGCGGGCCGCATCAGTGGAATCACGCCGGCCGATCTGGCGGTGCTGATGCTGTATCTGAAAGAACCCCGTCGGATGGCGACATAA
- a CDS encoding response regulator, with protein MKTVFTTGEAAKICKVSQQTIIRCFDSGQLKGFRVPGSRFRRIPRDVLYKFMKENGIPTDALESGKRKALVVDDDQDLVELLRDALEADGRFEVKVANNGFDAGMLVKEYRPDVLVLDVMLPDINGKEVCQRVRSDSSLDDVKIICISGMVEADKISELKDAGANDFMQKPFEVDQLVDRLCKMLDMEPAAAGR; from the coding sequence ATGAAAACCGTCTTCACCACTGGTGAGGCTGCCAAGATCTGCAAGGTCAGCCAGCAAACAATCATTCGCTGTTTCGACTCGGGACAACTGAAGGGATTTCGGGTGCCCGGTTCGAGATTCCGGCGGATCCCGCGCGACGTTCTCTACAAGTTTATGAAAGAGAACGGCATCCCGACCGATGCGCTCGAGAGCGGCAAACGCAAAGCGCTCGTCGTCGATGACGATCAGGATCTCGTCGAACTGCTGCGCGATGCGCTCGAGGCGGACGGCCGCTTCGAAGTCAAAGTCGCCAACAATGGCTTCGATGCCGGCATGCTCGTCAAGGAGTATCGCCCCGACGTCCTCGTCCTCGATGTGATGTTGCCGGATATCAACGGCAAGGAAGTCTGCCAGCGGGTGCGCAGCGACTCATCGCTCGATGACGTGAAGATCATCTGCATCAGCGGTATGGTCGAAGCAGACAAGATCAGCGAACTCAAGGATGCCGGCGCCAACGACTTCATGCAGAAGCCGTTCGAAGTCGACCAGCTCGTTGATCGCCTCTGCAAGATGCTCGATATGGAACCGGCTGCCGCAGGACGCTGA
- a CDS encoding ATP-binding protein — translation MNTQPATSPNGPDAQAAVRLIETALPFATLEELLVRLSRFWLEELVASSSVLAVRSRDGRHFVATAGEQDAIRVLSGRAATDELRATALAGMDQGDPHRWIPLGANGDVVAGLALWWSDSQSAYPEIHPAAITATARLLAHGRDLEHRLRDAKLESMAEFAAGAGHEINNPLTSIVRYAQVLKRGETDPERLRALNTIGGQAYRVRDMIGDAMLFARPPEPKAELLDIATLVDEAVARIVADFADSSPRLHVEIQPGLSVTADRSQFQVVLHELLRNAAEAIDAGGRIRVEARRARSDKRDETILTVSDDGRSLSETERVHLFDPYFSGRQAGRGLGFGLSKCWRIVAMHGGWIDVDADADEVRVTTCWPERS, via the coding sequence GTGAATACCCAACCGGCGACTTCCCCGAACGGTCCGGACGCTCAGGCCGCCGTTCGTCTCATCGAAACAGCGCTGCCGTTCGCCACGCTCGAAGAACTGCTCGTCCGCCTCAGTCGCTTCTGGCTCGAAGAACTCGTTGCCTCCTCATCTGTGCTGGCGGTCCGCTCTCGCGATGGCCGTCATTTCGTGGCCACGGCTGGAGAGCAGGACGCAATCCGGGTTCTGTCTGGCAGGGCAGCCACGGATGAGCTGCGCGCCACGGCCCTGGCCGGAATGGATCAGGGCGATCCCCACCGGTGGATTCCCCTGGGAGCCAACGGCGACGTCGTTGCCGGCCTCGCACTCTGGTGGAGCGACTCACAGTCGGCTTACCCGGAAATCCACCCGGCGGCGATTACCGCCACGGCCCGTTTGCTCGCGCACGGACGCGATCTCGAGCACCGCCTTCGTGACGCCAAACTGGAGTCGATGGCCGAATTCGCTGCCGGGGCCGGGCACGAAATCAATAACCCGCTTACGTCGATCGTCCGCTATGCGCAGGTCCTCAAGCGGGGCGAAACCGATCCCGAACGGCTGCGGGCACTCAATACGATCGGCGGACAGGCATACCGCGTCCGCGACATGATCGGCGACGCGATGCTCTTCGCGCGTCCTCCGGAGCCGAAAGCGGAGCTGCTGGACATCGCCACCCTCGTCGACGAAGCCGTTGCCCGGATTGTCGCGGACTTCGCCGACAGCTCACCTCGACTGCACGTGGAGATTCAACCGGGACTTTCGGTCACGGCCGACCGCAGCCAGTTTCAGGTTGTGCTGCATGAACTGCTGAGGAACGCCGCGGAAGCGATCGATGCGGGGGGGCGGATTCGCGTCGAGGCCCGTCGCGCACGAAGCGACAAACGGGACGAGACGATCCTGACGGTCTCCGACGACGGACGTTCGCTCAGCGAGACAGAACGCGTTCACCTGTTCGATCCCTACTTCTCGGGACGCCAGGCCGGCCGCGGACTCGGCTTTGGACTATCCAAATGCTGGCGGATTGTGGCGATGCACGGCGGCTGGATTGACGTCGATGCGGATGCCGATGAAGTCCGCGTGACCACCTGCTGGCCCGAGCGATCCTGA